From a single Proteobacteria bacterium CG1_02_64_396 genomic region:
- a CDS encoding haloacid dehalogenase yields MSLDTVLLDLDGVLYVGDTPIPGAVQAVQTLQERGYRLAGVTNTSTRSRAQVHAKLGALGFSLPRSHLFTPAALAVANIGARKAALFIHPHLAEDFQTVTRDDADPEVVVMGDVGGQGYSGATLQQIFTQVMGGAQLIALHKNRYWLTEQGLHIDLGAFVAAIEYATGRQAVVLGKPATPFFTEVLAALNTTPERALMVGDDLEADVGGAQGAGLRGALVQTGKFRPEVLARSPIVPSAVLSSIRDLPGWLERLSREKAPG; encoded by the coding sequence ATGAGCCTCGACACCGTATTGCTCGATCTCGATGGGGTGCTTTATGTCGGCGACACCCCCATCCCCGGCGCTGTCCAAGCCGTGCAAACCCTGCAAGAGCGGGGCTACCGGCTGGCCGGAGTGACCAACACCTCGACCCGCAGTCGGGCTCAGGTTCATGCCAAACTTGGCGCCCTGGGTTTTTCCCTTCCCCGCAGCCATCTCTTCACCCCCGCCGCCCTGGCGGTAGCCAACATCGGTGCCCGTAAGGCGGCCCTCTTCATTCATCCCCATTTGGCCGAGGATTTCCAAACGGTCACCCGTGACGACGCCGATCCCGAGGTGGTGGTGATGGGCGATGTGGGGGGGCAGGGCTACTCAGGGGCGACCCTGCAACAGATCTTCACCCAGGTGATGGGGGGGGCGCAGTTGATTGCCTTGCACAAAAACCGCTATTGGCTCACAGAGCAGGGGTTGCACATCGACCTGGGGGCGTTTGTTGCCGCCATCGAATACGCCACCGGGCGGCAGGCGGTGGTGTTGGGCAAACCGGCCACCCCCTTTTTTACCGAGGTTCTGGCCGCCCTGAACACCACCCCCGAACGGGCCTTGATGGTGGGGGACGATCTTGAGGCCGATGTGGGGGGGGCGCAGGGGGCGGGGCTCAGGGGGGCGTTGGTGCAGACAGGCAAATTCCGCCCCGAGGTGTTGGCCCGCTCCCCCATTGTTCCCAGCGCGGTGTTGTCGAGTATTCGCGATCTCCCGGGGTGGTTGGAGCGGTTGAGCAGGGAAAAGGCGCCCGGTTGA
- a CDS encoding EpsI family protein — MGLLLLWRGFDVLPWLVRAWHNDPYFSHGPVVVLWGLGVATARWLRGSPGQKQGRSSPDFSPHQREVWTLTINSLLVGGVLLLSLATQARIDTLSALGWATGCIGWLAWGMGPTRFAPVAFPLLFTLLAIPWPWGVVQSLALPLQEWSASAARWVLDTLGLPVLQEGIILDSGRFRLVVEETCSGLRSLAALLTVAVWLLGSGWGDRWHRLGVLPLLLVLILTGNTLRLIGAVVLGHFGHPEAAMVWVEQIGAPLLIVLEVAVLLLWLGLPAGRWRRFRLHPTTPRVIPPLTTRSPLLPLIALALLLLDAALVPGPHQPRGVVPVWPNPTGWVSVDGPLLANAVGEMTRTLGQGAEIQAGRAWSPPPNPGLVDTLLMVHWGGQGRDVDDPRYCYRSQGWRMLKQTPRLLAADAVRQPAQVMEIVEEEQRSRLNRLDWYAYRIGDHWATDYWPMRWAQILGGLARQGGTVVLVHLSTPLPYQDRSAAALDQGRERLKAMLTTLPDLHGVLGAPHEESPQGPGERATTASRP; from the coding sequence GTGGGACTCCTGCTCCTGTGGCGGGGATTCGATGTGCTCCCCTGGCTGGTTCGTGCGTGGCATAACGACCCCTACTTCAGTCATGGTCCCGTGGTGGTGCTGTGGGGGCTGGGGGTGGCGACGGCGCGTTGGTTGCGCGGATCCCCCGGCCAAAAACAGGGGCGATCCTCGCCCGATTTTTCTCCTCATCAAAGAGAAGTTTGGACTTTAACCATCAATTCCCTGCTTGTCGGCGGGGTGCTGCTGCTGTCTCTGGCCACCCAGGCCCGCATCGACACCTTAAGCGCCCTGGGCTGGGCCACCGGCTGCATCGGCTGGCTGGCCTGGGGGATGGGGCCGACCCGCTTTGCCCCGGTCGCCTTTCCCCTGCTCTTCACCCTGCTGGCGATCCCCTGGCCCTGGGGGGTGGTGCAATCGCTGGCGCTGCCGCTGCAAGAATGGTCGGCCAGCGCCGCTCGCTGGGTGCTCGACACCTTGGGACTGCCGGTTTTGCAAGAGGGGATCATCCTCGACTCAGGACGATTCCGTCTGGTGGTCGAGGAGACCTGCTCGGGGCTACGTTCCCTGGCGGCGTTGTTGACGGTGGCGGTATGGCTGCTGGGCAGCGGCTGGGGCGACCGGTGGCACCGGCTGGGGGTGCTCCCCCTGTTGCTGGTGCTGATTCTCACCGGCAACACCCTGCGTTTGATCGGGGCGGTGGTACTGGGCCACTTCGGCCACCCTGAGGCGGCGATGGTCTGGGTCGAGCAGATCGGCGCCCCCCTGTTGATCGTGCTGGAAGTGGCTGTTTTGCTGCTTTGGCTGGGCCTGCCCGCCGGACGCTGGCGCCGATTCCGGCTCCATCCCACCACCCCTCGCGTCATCCCCCCACTGACCACCCGTTCCCCCCTCTTGCCGCTGATCGCCCTGGCGCTGCTCCTGCTCGATGCCGCCCTCGTACCTGGTCCGCACCAACCCAGGGGGGTGGTGCCCGTTTGGCCCAATCCGACCGGGTGGGTGAGCGTCGATGGGCCACTGCTGGCCAATGCGGTGGGGGAGATGACGCGCACCCTGGGGCAGGGGGCCGAGATTCAAGCGGGCCGCGCCTGGTCGCCCCCCCCCAACCCCGGCTTGGTCGACACCCTGCTGATGGTCCATTGGGGGGGGCAGGGGCGGGATGTGGACGATCCCCGTTATTGCTACCGCTCCCAGGGCTGGCGAATGCTGAAGCAAACCCCCCGCCTGTTGGCAGCAGACGCAGTGCGCCAACCGGCCCAGGTGATGGAGATCGTCGAGGAGGAACAGCGTTCTCGACTCAATCGCCTGGATTGGTATGCCTACCGTATCGGCGACCACTGGGCGACCGACTACTGGCCGATGCGCTGGGCGCAAATCTTGGGGGGGCTTGCGAGGCAGGGGGGAACGGTGGTCCTGGTTCACCTCTCGACCCCCCTGCCCTACCAGGATCGCTCAGCGGCGGCGCTGGACCAGGGGCGGGAGCGGCTTAAGGCGATGCTCACAACCCTTCCCGATCTGCATGGGGTACTGGGGGCGCCGCACGAAGAATCACCGCAGGGGCCGGGCGAGCGCGCCACCACAGCGTCAAGGCCATGA
- a CDS encoding ribulose-phosphate 3-epimerase — MSPTLIAPSILSADFARLGEEVGAIAAAGADWVHVDVMDHHFVPNLTIGPLVVQALRPCTDLPLDCHLMVRDPDAMIPAFAKAGADTITVHAEAVDHLDRTVALIHEHGCKAGVSLNPSTPLSVLEWILPKVDLVLIMSVNPGFGGQSFIDYCLPKIERLRAMIEATGKPIVLQVDGGVKPSNVQAVLDAGADCIVAGSAVFGATNYAEAITALRGASR, encoded by the coding sequence ATGTCTCCAACCTTGATCGCCCCCTCCATTCTCTCCGCCGACTTCGCCCGCCTGGGCGAGGAGGTCGGCGCCATTGCCGCTGCCGGGGCCGATTGGGTCCATGTCGACGTCATGGACCACCACTTCGTCCCCAACCTGACCATCGGCCCGTTGGTGGTGCAAGCGCTGCGCCCATGCACCGATCTGCCCCTCGATTGCCACCTGATGGTGCGCGATCCCGACGCCATGATCCCCGCCTTTGCCAAGGCGGGGGCCGACACCATCACCGTCCACGCCGAGGCGGTTGACCATCTCGACCGCACGGTGGCTTTGATTCATGAGCACGGCTGCAAGGCGGGGGTGTCGCTCAACCCCTCGACCCCATTGTCGGTGCTGGAGTGGATCCTGCCCAAGGTTGATCTGGTGCTCATCATGAGCGTCAACCCAGGCTTTGGCGGGCAGTCCTTCATCGACTACTGCCTGCCCAAGATCGAGCGGCTGCGGGCGATGATTGAGGCGACCGGCAAACCCATCGTGTTGCAGGTCGACGGTGGGGTGAAACCGAGCAACGTGCAGGCGGTGCTCGACGCAGGGGCCGACTGCATCGTCGCCGGATCGGCGGTTTTCGGCGCCACCAACTACGCCGAGGCCATCACGGCGCTACGCGGGGCCTCCCGGTGA